The nucleotide sequence TTTCTGTAAGAATTTATTATCTTTAATAATCCAAGCCTCTAGTACTCCAATGCGCCGTTTTGctagtgcttttaatatatatttttatttacctatcaaaaaaaaaaattatgtatgcCTACATGTATGTACGtatttatatatgtatgcaCACACTTTCTCTATGTGGTTGTGCATGAATGCAATTCATTTTATAAGGTTTATGTACAAAGTGTTTTATTGATTGCATAATATAATATACAGTCAAGTTAAAGTAATGTCATGCATATATGAAAtcccatttttattattaattgtttGACTGGGCAAATCATGCTGAACACATGAGTTGTCATGATTTTCTGTAAGAATTTATTATCTTTAATAATCCAAGCCTCTAGTTTGGTTTGCTTTTTTTGACCATCTTTCTATTGTTGTTTTGGCTTCAGACTTATTGAAATGGAAAAAGGCAGTGGTTGTTGCTTCTCTGCAATGACATCGAATGCTACCATCCTTGTTCTTGTTACCATCATCACCGTAATATCGACTCGTGTTCTATATATTATGTATCAAAGCGGCAAACCATTGCACAATACTGCTCCACAATCCGTCAGTACCCTCATTGTTCTAGGTTCAGGTGGGTCTTGAGTCTGCTATCAGTATAATAATGATAACTGTTATTATCTTCATCCTCATAATTGCCTTTGCTGCTGATGTAGGGGGTCACACAGCTGAGATGCTAAATCTCTTATCCATGCTGCAGAAAGACAGATTTACACCTAGATTCTACATTGCTGCTGCCACTGATAATATGAGTCTTCAAAAGGCACATTCGATGGAGAAATCCTTAGTTGATATGGTAGATTACATTTAACTAGTCTTTGTTtgttacctattaaaaaaaaaaactagtctTCGTTTGTCTTAATTGCTCCCCTTATAGTACATGTGAAAACCTTTACGTGGCCATGCCAACCTTGTGTAGTGCCATCTGTGTTCCTGCATGtgcttaatttttcttttttcactgaTGTCTCAGGGCTTGccatttttcatatcatctTTGTTGCTGATAAGTTTTGAACCAACAAATGGGTTGAATTTTCTCTAGGTATTTCACACCTTAGTTCCATTTGGTTTTTGATGATATAGAGCTTCTTGAGAAGATTGGCATCATGGAGTGGTAAAAAGGATATTGTCTCAAAGAGTGTGAGTTGATTTTGATCATAGAGGTATCCCAACTTAAACATTCCTAGGTATCCCAGTTGTTTAGGTTGCTGAGCTCCCAAGACTTCTCCATTGGAATGAGAAATATCTTGTGTTTAAATGTCATCTTCTTATCTACAGGGTAATTTCTTTGATAAGGAGCCAAGTGACTATGTTTTTTTTCTGAACTTCTTGGAAGTAAATGCGGACACTTGAGagcaacaaaataattttcagaGATCAGTAGTTGCTGTTATCATGTATCAGGTTCAAGGTAAATCTAGAAAAAGTTAGGAGCATGAATGATTCTTTTTGTGGTACGtgtgtgttttgtttttcttcctttgatgaattttataTAATCAACTGGCCTGTGAGGAGATTCTGCAGGGCTTAGTATTGAGAAATCCAAGTAAGTGTGAGTTTTGTGGGGACTTAGTGTTTTTATGTGCAGATGTTCCATGTGGGTGGTCTAGGTCTTCTTTGAGGTGGTGAAAGGCAAAGTAGTCTTAGCTGCAGAGGTCAGATGGTAGCATTCTTGTTGCTCAGTTGAGCAAAATATTGGAAAGTGGATGAACAATGAATGTGTTGTGTCCAAGATGGAAGTGGAGGGTGTGAGCCTTTCTCTTGTCAGTTTGGAGTTAATTTTCTATCTTGATTTGTTGTTGTTTGGTTTATGCTGAAGTGTGTTGTTGCCCTGCCAGAGGCAATAGTATTGTGAGAATCCAACTCTTCTTTAGTATTTGGGAGGAGAAAATTAACAAATCAGTTGCTTTGGGTCTCATTGGGCCTTGCCTAGATGCTActtaggctttttttttttccctttgtgaACAGCCTTGGAGGAAGAAAATGGAATGTCTAATTTAAATTTTGCAGGatgttgttttgttgttttctttgtgTGTATTACCATCGGAACCCAAAACCAGATATCCTGCATGTGGTGTGGCAGCCCATGTATAGTCCAGAATGAAGTGGAAAACAGAATTACTAAAGCAAAAGCAAATAATCCTAAGATAAGAATCAAACTCTATGATAAAGGATATATGCATTTTAAAAGATTATAACACATCAAAACCATAACAAAAAGTATGCTGCAGAATAAAACTTAAGTAAACCAAGTCAAACTCCAGATCTCAAATAAAAGCTCTCAGAAGGTGCATTATACATTGCAGATATCCATCACAAAGTAACTGAATTTAAAAGGCAACTGTCTGAATACAACTCAAAGAGGAATAGTATCATAGCTACAGACAAAACAGAGAGTCTAAGATGGGAAAACTACACTCTGAATGATCTAATggcacaaaataaaaaaatcatagtaACTAAATTGAAGGCACCAAATCACTTGGTGTagaaattaaagattaaaactAATTCTAGATTTCAGTGACTTAAAATGTTGTAGTTGTTGAGTTGTCAACCTTCTGTAGATTCATCATGTACATTAGTAGTTCCTTTTCTCTTGATAGTGGAGGGAAGAATAGCTAAGAAGATGTGAGCATTTATGTCTTTGGATCAATTCCTGCATTGCTTCCATCAAATGGACCACACTCTATTTTTCTTAgtacattttctttatttgatctTTTACATGTTAGCTCTTTGCTGTAGAAAGTTAAAGCCGATTATGTTTTTCTTTGGATTGTCCATGTCAAAGACCATTCAATCTTCCCTTTCTTTTCCTGTGAACTGTTGCTGTTTTATTCAGAAAAATATCTTCTTGAGTTAGTTGTGACTTATTATCTCAGACGGGGGATGAGGCGCTTGAGAGTGCTCAGTTCATGCAGATCTATCGAAGCCGGGAAGTTGGTCAATCATATGTAACTTCTGTGGGGACTACCATCATTGCTATTGCCCATGCCCTATggataatgattaaaatcagACCTCAAGTGGTGCTATATCTGTCCTTGTACTTCTTGTCTTTTTTCCCAATACTTGCAGTTACTTTGGTATTTATCTGACTTTAAGTAATTCAGTGGAAAGTTTTGTGTTCTTCCAGATTCTATGCAATGGTCCTGGGACTTGTCTTCCTCTATGTGTAATTGCATTCCTTTTTAAGGTTTAGATGCTTAACCTTGAAAGCCTGTTTCATTGTCATCTGGATAatcttaaaatttgaattgttgCTTCTTTAAGATGGTCATGGAATTCAtcattcatcattttctttatgttCCTTGCAGGTAGTGGGGATTAGATGGTCATCTACATTTTATGTTGAGAGTATAGCAAGGGTGAGGAGGCTCTCTTTAAGTGGCTTGCTTCTATACAAGTTACGCATGGCTGATCAATTCTTTGTGCAGTGGCCACAACTACAGAAGAAATATCCTCGAGCTCACTATGTTGGTTGTCTCATGTAGTTGATTTTGGGTACTCCCTTTAACCTGCAACTTTTTGCAGTATAATCTGAATCTTTGAAGTTTAATCTTCTGTATGCTCACTCTCTCTCCTCCCACCACTTTCCCTTCCAAaaaaagaggaggaaaaaacaaaaaagaagtcCAAATTACGTCTGTTTTAGTTCTATATCTCAAACAGAAGCTACTACAATATTCTGAAACTGAAAAAAGTAGGTGTTCTGTGGGTCTTATCTTATTTGGAGGAAAGAGTGATGACCCTGTAAAGCTCTTTGTAAGGCAAGTATGATGATGACCCTGTTGAACAACtaagtttatgttttattttatataacaaatgcatttttttaacacaataaaaattgattctagCATACATTGAATGAGTTCATCTTACTTACTGTTGTTGTAATTGCTTTCATTATCTCACTATCCTGATGAGAAATTTCTAACATTATCCTTGCCACCTAGTTAACCCTTGCAAAGCTGGAGAGTCAACTGCGAAGTAGGgagacaaaaatgaaataagaaggGATTCAACTTTGGAACTAACAGATGGGCTGAAACTGCAGGAAAACTGAAGAGAAGTAGACTATCATATCCAAGATGACTATAAAATTTCCCTTAATATCTTCTTGAAAGCAAGCTGGACTAATGAAAACGTCAACCCATATCCAGATGATGCACAAACAGTGCATAAGAACTCGATAATGTACTTCTTTTTGTAGGACTTCTCATAATCAGGTTGGAATAATATGGTTGAGGACACAGTGAGAAGGactagagaattgactataaaAGGAGTGAGTGAACTTCTGTGAATTGATGAGAAAGGAGAAGAGTGCATTAAGGCCAATTGGGTTGCATTGATGAGGGAAAAAGTGAAGACAGGGTACGATTGCCCAAGTTGCCCAACTAAATACATCATGCAGTTTCCTGCAAGTAGTACTCTGAAGCAGACACAAAGCAATAGAAGGGTTAAGACAGAAATTTGGTTTGTCTTTAAGGGGGACCTTCGTCGAAGTACAATCTTCCCAAGAGCGTACTCTGACCATAAAGAACAGAGAGCGAATAGATGGCCATTTGGAACCACCTCATATATCCTTGGATATGTGCAACTGTTGATTGTTGAGATTTGCCTTCTCCATTGAGTTTTTTCCTTTGGCTTCCTGAACTGGTAAAAACACACAGTAGGATTAGGATAGGAGAAACAATGCTAACTTACTATAATAGTGTAGACAAGTTCACATCTTACTCCAACTATAACTCATTGTTGGACttgtatatttttcatatagGATTGAGAAACATGTACAAGCAGCTTCATTCAATCAATGTTGAGTTTAGCATGATCCTAGGGATAAGCCAGTTTGATTCTTCTTAGTATGATTTCCTTAGATATAAGCTTCCTTCTCTTGACCAACCAGTTTCTAAGTGGTTGGATTTGTCATTGGAGGACGAAGTTACAAATTTATATTGGATGGTGTTTTCCTAATCTTGATTAGTTGATAGGAATTTCATTATCAATGGCCTTTACCACATCATTTTAATAGCATTTTAGTAGCCTTAGGCAGATGGTTCTATTCCTTTTGGCCGCCTTGGTAGCAaccttttttgttttgcatttttgtctttttttgctCCTTGTTTGATGCTGCAAACATGGGTTATGAGTCTCTGGTtagatttttaatcaaataaatacgAGGTGATCTTGAGGAATCATTTCATTTTCAGGACAGCAGCTCAAGAGAAGGAAGTTTTTATCTAGGAAAAGTAATTGAGGAAGAAAGCAACTTTAATAGTCTCACTGCAACTAAGCTTGTCTTTTAATTCATCTATGAACCTCTTCTGTAGGAAACTTAATCAACATTTGTATTTTCAGCCTTGGAATTATCTAAATAATGTTGataaatatatgaaacaaaACCCCAAATTCCCAACAACATAGCAATCACCTTCACTCCATCCATCTTGTCATGGAAAAATACTACTGCTAGAACTGGAACGATAGGCAATCCCAGAGTACTAATCACATTGGAGAAGAGGGAAGACACCTCAAAAATCAATCCGAATAGACCCACAGAAAAAACTGCCCACCCCACGGCTGTCCAAAGCAAAATCATGAGATAGGATACTTTCCCCAGTTCAAAGTCCCCCATCTCTCTATTCAGACTCTTCCAATCTCCACTGGCAAAAAGTCCCACCACGGCAATGCATGTTGCAACTAGAGACTGATAGATTATCAAATCCAAGATCACTGTATAAGTCTCCCTTTTCAAAATCTTCTGGAAACTGAGCTGTATCAGGGAAAGCCCAAATCCTGATCCAGCAGATGCACAAAGAGTGCATAAGAACCCTATAATATACTTTCCTTTGGCTACTCTCTTGGGATCTGAAGAATCACCAGTTTGGAATACAAGGAGAGTTGAGGAGGTGGTGAGAAGAACTAGAGAATTGACTATGAAAGGGGTGAACTTCTGTGAAttgaggaagaaagaaaagaaagcgtTGAAGGCCAGTTGAGTTGCACAAATGAGTGAATAAGTAGAGACAGGCAGATATGAGAGACCAACTGAATACATCATGCAGTCTCCTGCTAGAAGAATGCCGAGGGAGACATAAAGCAGCACAAGGACTAAGGCTGAAGGTTGGCTTGTGTGGCTATCACTTGTCCTGGGACTTTTGGGCAGTGAGACACAGTATAAGGGGAGGAGGATTGGAAAACCTGCAAGTTGCACTAGTGTTGCCAACCATTTGCTTTTTCCACCTTTCTCAAAGTACAATCTTCCCAACAGGGTAGCAACTGTCTGGCCAGAGAGGACAAAAAGCGAATAGATGGCGATTTGGAGCCACCACATATACTTTCTGATTCTCGGTGCCATTGTTTGGAGAGCCACATTTCCTTCAGCAGAGTTCTCTTCTCTGGCTTCCTGACCtggtaaaaactaaaaacacatcAATCGGAGAAACAGTTGGAACTTCAGAATTTGAATGCTGGGGAACGCATAAATATGGTAAAACTATATTACTAGTTTGCATTTCATCCTAGACCTGTTTACTCTCCAAGGAAGGAACATATTTTTGCATCATGAAATCTTGAAGGATTTCTTTTTC is from Vitis riparia cultivar Riparia Gloire de Montpellier isolate 1030 chromosome 10, EGFV_Vit.rip_1.0, whole genome shotgun sequence and encodes:
- the LOC117923690 gene encoding UDP-N-acetylglucosamine transferase subunit ALG14 homolog — encoded protein: MEKGSGCCFSAMTSNATILVLVTIITVISTRVLYIMYQSGKPLHNTAPQSVSTLIVLGSGGHTAEMLNLLSMLQKDRFTPRFYIAAATDNMSLQKAHSMEKSLVDMTGDEALESAQFMQIYRSREVGQSYVTSVGTTIIAIAHALWIMIKIRPQVILCNGPGTCLPLCVIAFLFKVVGIRWSSTFYVESIARVRRLSLSGLLLYKLRMADQFFVQWPQLQKKYPRAHYVGCLM
- the LOC117923689 gene encoding probable purine permease 10 isoform X1, whose translation is MGEARELQLQIMGQEAREENSAEGNVALQTMAPRIRKYMWWLQIAIYSLFVLSGQTVATLLGRLYFEKGGKSKWLATLVQLAGFPILLPLYCVSLPKSPRTSDSHTSQPSALVLVLLYVSLGILLAGDCMMYSVGLSYLPVSTYSLICATQLAFNAFFSFFLNSQKFTPFIVNSLVLLTTSSTLLVFQTGDSSDPKRVAKGKYIIGFLCTLCASAGSGFGLSLIQLSFQKILKRETYTVILDLIIYQSLVATCIAVVGLFASGDWKSLNREMGDFELGKVSYLMILLWTAVGWAVFSVGLFGLIFEVSSLFSNVISTLGLPIVPVLAVVFFHDKMDGVKVIAMLLGIWGFVSYIYQHYLDNSKAENTNVD
- the LOC117923689 gene encoding probable purine permease 10 isoform X2, which translates into the protein MGEAAELQVQIMGQEAREENSAEGNVALQTMAPRIRKYMWWLQIAIYSLFVLSGQTVATLLGRLYFEKGGKSKWLATLVQLAGFPILLPLYCVSLPKSPRTSDSHTSQPSALVLVLLYVSLGILLAGDCMMYSVGLSYLPVSTYSLICATQLAFNAFFSFFLNSQKFTPFIVNSLVLLTTSSTLLVFQTGDSSDPKRVAKGKYIIGFLCTLCASAGSGFGLSLIQLSFQKILKRETYTVILDLIIYQSLVATCIAVVGLFASGDWKSLNREMGDFELGKVSYLMILLWTAVGWAVFSVGLFGLIFEVSSLFSNVISTLGLPIVPVLAVVFFHDKMDGVKVIAMLLGIWGFVSYIYQHYLDNSKAENTNVD